A window of Streptomyces sp. ML-6 genomic DNA:
GGCGGTGCAGAGCGCCAAGCTCACCCTGGACGGCTCCGCCCCGAAGGTCGCCTACCGCTACCGCTCGGCCGACAGCGGCGGCAACTTCCGCGTGCACTACGCCTACCCGAGCGGCAGCAGCTGGGTCAGCAAGACCGTGTACGCGGGCGGCCAGACCGCGGCGGCCCTGGGCATCACCTGGAACGCGACGGACACCAAGCGGGTGTACTACATCACCGGCACCGGCACCGACCGGGTCTTCGCCGCGACCCAGGCCGCGGACGGGACCTGGACCTCGCAGTCCGCCGCGCCGGGCGTGAGCGCGGACCGGCTCGCGGTGCAGCGGGACTCCGACGGCAGGGACGTGCTGTACCTGCCGGACGTCGCGCACAACTCGCTCTACTACGGGCTGCGCTGAGGCCCCCTCCGGCAGCAGCCGGACACGGACGGACAGGTGGGCGGGCGGGCCGGGGTGCGGCCCGCCCGCCCGTCGTCGTCCGGGGGCGGAAGGCCGCGGTCCGGGGGCGGTATCGGTGTGCGGGCCCGGGCGATAACCCATGGATAAGGGTGCCGCCTACCTTCGGGTTCCATGCAGGAGGCTCAGACCTGAAAGGGGTTTGCCGCATGGACTTCCGGATTCTCGGGCCGGTGGAGGCCCGGCGTGAGGGGGACTGGATCGCGCTGTCCGGTTCCAAGGTGCACACGGTCCTCGCCACGCTGCTGCTCGCGCACGGGCGGGTCGTCTCGGACTCCCGGCTCAGCGCGATGCTGTGGGGGTGGGACCCGCCGGTCACCGCGAACGCGCAGATCTACACGTACATGTCGCGGCTGCGCAAGCTGCTCGGCGACGGGGTCGAGATCGTGCGGCGCCAGCCGGGGTACATCCTGCGCGCGCCCGGGGCCCGTATCGACGTCGTCGAGTTCGAGCGGCTGGACCGGCTCGGCCGTGAGGCGCTGCGGGAGCGGCGGCACGCCGATGCGCGGGCGCTGCTGGGCGAGGCGCTGGGGTGGTGGCGCGGTCCGGCGCTGTCGAACGTGACCGAGTTCCTCCTGGAGGCCGAGCTGCCGCGGCTGGAGGAGGCGCGGATGCTGGCGCTGGAGAACCGGATCGAGGCGGATCTCGCGCTGGGCATGCACGAGCAGGTGACCGCCGAACTGACGGGGCTGGTCGCCGAGCATCCCGTGCGGGAACGGCTGCGGGCGCAGCTGATGACCGCGCTGTACCGGTGCGGGCGGCAGGCCGATGCGCTGCAGACGTACTACGAGGGGCGCAAGGTGCTCGTCGATCAGCTGGGGGTGGATCCGGGTGAGGTGCTCGGGGCCACGTACCAGGCCGTGCTGGGCGGGGAGTTGCGGCTGCGGGGTGCAGGGGCGGCGCGGGGGCGGTCCGATGTGCCCGCCATGCTTCCCGCGGCGGAGGGTGATTTCGTGGGCCGGGCCGCGGAGCGGTCGCTGCTGGCGGCGCGGCTGGCGGAGGGGGCTGGGCGGCCCCGGCGTCTGCTGGTGACGGGGATGGCGGGGGTGGGCAAGACGGCGCTCGTGGTGCGGGCCGCGCAGGACTGTGCGGGCCGTTTTCCCGACGGGCAGCTCTTCGCCGAGCTGTGTCACCGTGACGGCAGGCCCAAGGACGCCGGCGAGGTGCTGGTGCGGCTGCTGCGTGCGCTGGGCGAGCCGGGGCTGGAGGAGGGTTCCTCGCGGGCCCTGGACCGGGACGAGCTGGTCCGGCTCTACCGGGCGCGGACCTCGGGCAAGCGGCTCCTGGTCGTTCTGGACGATGCGGCGGGTGATCTGCAGGTGGCGCCGTTGCTGCCGGCGAGCCCGCAGGCGGCCGTGCTGATCACGAGCCGGTCCCGGCTGGCCCGGGTGGCGGGGGCGGACACGGTGGCCCTGGCTCCGCTGGACGAGGAGGAGTCGCTGGCGATGCTGGTGGCGGCGGCCGGTGCGGAGCGGCCGGCGAAGGACCCGGATGCCGCCGAGGACCTGGTGGCCTATTGCGGGGGGCTGCCGCTGGCGCTGGCCGTGGTGGGGGCGCGGATGGCGGCGCGGCCGTCGTGGCCGGCGGGGCGGTTCGCGAACCGGCTCGCGGATCCGGCGCGGCGGCTGGCGGAGCTGTCGTTCGGTGATCTGGATGTGCGCGGGGCGTTGCTGCCGTCGGTGCGGCGTCTGGCGGCTGCCGGTCCGCAGGCGCTCGCGATGCTGTCGGGTGCCGGTACGGAGCCGTTCTCGGCGCGGGACGTGTCGGTGCGTCTGGGGGTGTTGGAGGAGGAGGCGGAGCGGGTGCTGGAGCTGCTGGTGGACAGCGCGCTGCTGGATCTGTCGGGGCTCGATGCGCAGGGGCTTCCGCTGTACCGGTGTCATGAGCTGGTGCTGTTGTACGCGGCGGCGCCGGACCCGGCCGCTTTCGCTCCCCCGTCCTCCGTGGGGGGTGCGGGGGTGGTGCGCGGCGGTGCCACCGCGGTCGGGTGACCGCGGTGGCCGGGGCGGGGGTGGCGGTGCCGTTCACGGGAGGGCCGGCGTGCGGGGTGTCACCATGTTCCGCGGGTCCAGGAGTAGGTGGGGATCTCGGGGACGAGGGCGGGGGCGATGGTCTCGCGGACCACGGTCCAGGCGTCGGCGACGAGGCGTTCGCGGGGCGGGCGGGGTGTGGCGGGGGTGAGGGCGGTGGCGGTGACCGCCCACATCGCGGCGACGGCGGCGACGGCCCGGACCTCGGCGGAGGGCTTGGCCGGGAGGGTGCGGCTCCGGCCGACGTCGATGCGGAAGCCGAGTTCGGTGGCCTGGGCGGTGCGCACCTGGTGGGCGACCGTGCTGTCGGGGTGGGCGAACACGGTGGTGGACAGGGGGTGTTCGTAGGCGGTGCGGACCCAGGCGCAGACCCGGACGCGTTCGCGTTCCTCCCAGCCGCCGGGTGCGGCGGGGCCGGGGTCGGCCTGTTCGACGGCGGTGGCGAGGTCGGCGAAGTACCGGGTCAGTGCGGTGTCGTCGAGCGGGCCGGGGCTTTCGGCGGGGGTGGTGGCCGGGGCGGGGCCGGGGTGGCGGGGTGGTGCGGTTTGGAGGTGCGGTGTGGTCATGAGGGCGGGTTTCCTTCGGTGCGGGGCGGTGTGCCGGGCCGGCCGGGCGGTGCGGGGAGGGGGTGGATGTGGACGGGTCCGGGGGGGTTGTCGCCGGGCGGGCGGGCGAGGGCGGCGGCGACGTGGTCGTCGAGTTGCAGGTCCTGTACCGACCAGACGGTGGTGCGGCCGGAGTGGGTGTGCAGGACGCGGACCGGTCCGTGCCGGGCCGGCCAGGTCTCCAGCCGGTTCAGTGCGGTGCCCACCAGGCCGAGTCCGGCTGCTTTCACGACGGCTTCCTTGCGGGTCCAGATGCGGTGGAAGCCGGTGTCGCGCCGGGGTCCGGGCGGCAGTGAGAGCAGGTGGGCGCGTTCGTTGTCGGTCAGTACCGAGTCGTACAGCGAGGTGCGGCGCAGGGGGCGCACCTCTTCGACATCGATGCCGATGGCGTGTCCTTCGGTGAGGGCGAAGACGCCGTATCCCGCGGTGCGGGAGAGGCTGATGGCCCAGGGCACTTGGGGGTGTTCGATGATGGGCGGGCCGTGTCCGGGGTCTTTGCAGCCGGGGCAGCGGCGGCGGCCCAGTTCGATGGTTTGCGGTGGTACGAGCAGCAGTTCGGACAGGGCGCGGCGTGCTCCGGCCCTGGTGTGCACGAAGGCGGCGACGTCCCGTTCGGCCAGCAGGCTCAGGGCGCGGTGGAATTCGTCGGTGCCGAGCAGGGCGAGGTCGTCGGGGAGGACTTGCTGCGGTGGCTGCCACCACCAGATGTGGGCGGCGCCGGCGAGGTCCGGTGGGGTGGGGGCGGCCCGGGGTGGCTGCCCGGGGCCGGTGTTGTTCGGTGTGTCGTGCGTGAATGCCATGGGGTGACCCTCGTTTCTTCGTGTCCGTGCCGGCCTCGGCCGGTTTTTCCGGCTTTTCGGGTCTCTTTTTTTGTTGTTCTGTGGTTTCTGGCCGGTCCGTGGGGCCGGGCCGTGCGGGCAGAAATGCCACGGGGCGATCGTCCGCCGGGCGGCTACGGGCCGTCTATATGTGTCCGTGTGCATTCCCCGTAGGGTTGCGATAGCGGTTCCCCGGAGACTGGTGCGGTCATTTCCGACCGATCCGAGGGATATTCGTATGTCCAAGACCCATACGCTTTTTGTGCCGCGTTCCGCGGCTGCGGCCGGTACTGTCGTGGAGCTGACCGCGGCCGAGCGAAGTGCGGTGGCCGCGGTCGCCGGGCAGTTGGTGGCGCAGGATCCGGGGGGCGGCAGGATCGATGATCCTTGCTGGCTGGAGGCTGCTCGTGAGGTGTCCGTGCGGCTTCCGCACCGGATTCTCGCGGCGTTGCGGGCGTTCCGGCACGATGCGGGCCCCGACGGGGTGCTCCTGCTGCGCGGTCTGCCGGTGGTGGCGGGCGATCCGCTGCCGGCGACTCCGGCGGTGAAGGGGTCGGTGGAGCGTGTGCCCACCGTCGCCGCTTCCGTGATCACCACCGCGATGCTTCATCTCGGGGAGGTGGTGGCGTTCCGCAACGAGAAGGGCGGTGCCCTGGTGCAGAATGTTGTTCCGGTGCCGGGGAGTGAGACTTCGCAGAGCAATGCGGGTTCTGTTCTTCTCGAACTCCACATCGAGAACGCTTTCCATGACAACCGCCCGGATTTTGTGGGTCTGCTGTGTGTGCGGGAGGATCCGACGGGGGATGCGAGGCTGTGCACGTCGTCGGTCCGCCGGGCGCTTCCGCTGCTTTCCGCGAAGGCGCGGGCGGTGCTGGGTGAGCCGCGGTTCCTGACGGAGCCGCCGCCGTCCTTCGGTGTGCTGGACCGGGTGGCGGCCGCCCATGCGGTGCTGAACGGGGATGCGGCGGATCCCAATGTGCTGGTGGACTTCTCCGCCACGCATCCGCTGGACGACGAGGCCCGGGGGGCCATGGCGGAGCTGCGGGAGGCGTTCGTGGAGACGATGTCGGCGCTGTCGCTGCGGGTGGGTGACCTGGCCGTGGTGGACAACCGTCTGGCGGTGCACGGCCGTACGTCGTTCACTCCGTCCTATGACGGTGCGGACCGCTGGCTGCACCGGGTGTACGCGCATCTGGACCACCGGCGCAGCCGGGTGGACCGGGCGGGCAATGGTGCGGTGCTGGGCTGAGCGGGGTTGAGCGTCCGGTGTCCGTTGTCGGCCGAGGGGCCGGCCCCCGGTGGTGGGGGCCGGCCCCTCGGCCGTGGTGTCGTGCGGTGTGGTGGGGGTGCGGCCGGGTCCGGCCGCACCCCGGGGTGGTGTCATTGGCGGGCGCTGATGACGTCGGCGGGGCGGCCGCCGAGGGCGACGCGGCCGGGGACCAGGGTGGCCGTTGCGGTGAGGAGTGCGGCCAGGCCGAGGACGCCCAGGAACATCGGCAGGTCGAGGGAGGGCTGGGCGGCGCCGGTCATCCCGATGCTGA
This region includes:
- a CDS encoding AfsR/SARP family transcriptional regulator, with protein sequence MDFRILGPVEARREGDWIALSGSKVHTVLATLLLAHGRVVSDSRLSAMLWGWDPPVTANAQIYTYMSRLRKLLGDGVEIVRRQPGYILRAPGARIDVVEFERLDRLGREALRERRHADARALLGEALGWWRGPALSNVTEFLLEAELPRLEEARMLALENRIEADLALGMHEQVTAELTGLVAEHPVRERLRAQLMTALYRCGRQADALQTYYEGRKVLVDQLGVDPGEVLGATYQAVLGGELRLRGAGAARGRSDVPAMLPAAEGDFVGRAAERSLLAARLAEGAGRPRRLLVTGMAGVGKTALVVRAAQDCAGRFPDGQLFAELCHRDGRPKDAGEVLVRLLRALGEPGLEEGSSRALDRDELVRLYRARTSGKRLLVVLDDAAGDLQVAPLLPASPQAAVLITSRSRLARVAGADTVALAPLDEEESLAMLVAAAGAERPAKDPDAAEDLVAYCGGLPLALAVVGARMAARPSWPAGRFANRLADPARRLAELSFGDLDVRGALLPSVRRLAAAGPQALAMLSGAGTEPFSARDVSVRLGVLEEEAERVLELLVDSALLDLSGLDAQGLPLYRCHELVLLYAAAPDPAAFAPPSSVGGAGVVRGGATAVG
- a CDS encoding 4'-phosphopantetheinyl transferase superfamily protein, producing MAFTHDTPNNTGPGQPPRAAPTPPDLAGAAHIWWWQPPQQVLPDDLALLGTDEFHRALSLLAERDVAAFVHTRAGARRALSELLLVPPQTIELGRRRCPGCKDPGHGPPIIEHPQVPWAISLSRTAGYGVFALTEGHAIGIDVEEVRPLRRTSLYDSVLTDNERAHLLSLPPGPRRDTGFHRIWTRKEAVVKAAGLGLVGTALNRLETWPARHGPVRVLHTHSGRTTVWSVQDLQLDDHVAAALARPPGDNPPGPVHIHPLPAPPGRPGTPPRTEGNPPS
- a CDS encoding TauD/TfdA family dioxygenase; translated protein: MSKTHTLFVPRSAAAAGTVVELTAAERSAVAAVAGQLVAQDPGGGRIDDPCWLEAAREVSVRLPHRILAALRAFRHDAGPDGVLLLRGLPVVAGDPLPATPAVKGSVERVPTVAASVITTAMLHLGEVVAFRNEKGGALVQNVVPVPGSETSQSNAGSVLLELHIENAFHDNRPDFVGLLCVREDPTGDARLCTSSVRRALPLLSAKARAVLGEPRFLTEPPPSFGVLDRVAAAHAVLNGDAADPNVLVDFSATHPLDDEARGAMAELREAFVETMSALSLRVGDLAVVDNRLAVHGRTSFTPSYDGADRWLHRVYAHLDHRRSRVDRAGNGAVLG